A window from Candidatus Binatia bacterium encodes these proteins:
- a CDS encoding helix-turn-helix transcriptional regulator, producing MLVADDAAAVALSGDDRALARIADPELLACRTAGDVTAYYARAGAGSEDPLIAGIVLTWSGDAPGAYALLRQAHDRAVSEGRYAFAVAALERLAHEALLFGDVDTARTAADDGVRLAAAHSLAPWLLRCLIVAARLALDAGDLASGAHLLERAVAQTRPPGMLAACAAIGAQLALEKGDASALAIWTGPDIVAAALRSDDPELARAATTALLTAAESIKNHLQVRLALRRALLGTGNPSHSPELFSMAARYGDLDEARLASRALAAVPAANRRYLRAHRLLARAYLAFRFGGRTAWADHASDAARAFNAMGLRRWTNEAMLLLVRQPGGGGRHPGQGRPPNSMLTEREQQVADLIRRGARNREVALALQISEHTVERHVSSILGRLGLRSRWQIADTRKKNED from the coding sequence ATGCTAGTTGCGGACGACGCGGCGGCGGTAGCGCTGAGCGGCGACGATCGCGCGCTCGCGAGAATCGCGGATCCGGAGCTGCTCGCCTGCCGCACCGCCGGCGACGTAACGGCGTACTATGCGCGCGCCGGCGCCGGTTCCGAGGACCCGCTGATCGCCGGGATCGTGCTGACGTGGTCGGGCGACGCTCCCGGCGCGTACGCGCTGCTGCGGCAAGCCCACGACCGCGCGGTGTCGGAAGGGCGCTATGCTTTTGCTGTCGCGGCGCTCGAACGGCTGGCGCACGAGGCGCTGCTCTTCGGCGACGTCGACACCGCCCGCACCGCGGCCGACGACGGGGTGCGACTCGCAGCGGCGCACAGCCTGGCGCCGTGGCTGCTGCGGTGCCTGATCGTCGCCGCGCGGCTTGCGCTCGATGCCGGCGACCTCGCCTCCGGCGCGCATCTGCTGGAGCGCGCCGTCGCGCAGACGCGCCCGCCCGGGATGCTGGCTGCTTGCGCGGCCATCGGCGCCCAGCTCGCCCTCGAAAAGGGCGATGCCTCGGCGCTGGCAATCTGGACGGGACCGGATATCGTCGCGGCGGCGCTGCGCTCGGACGATCCCGAGCTCGCCCGCGCGGCGACGACCGCGCTGCTGACCGCGGCCGAGAGCATAAAGAACCATCTTCAAGTTCGGCTGGCGCTGCGCCGCGCGTTGCTGGGGACGGGCAATCCGTCGCACTCCCCCGAGTTGTTCTCGATGGCCGCGCGGTACGGCGATCTCGACGAGGCGCGGCTCGCGTCGCGCGCGCTCGCCGCCGTCCCGGCGGCGAATCGCCGCTACCTCCGCGCGCACCGGCTCTTGGCCCGCGCCTACCTGGCCTTTCGGTTCGGCGGGCGCACCGCGTGGGCCGACCACGCCAGTGACGCGGCGCGGGCGTTCAACGCGATGGGTCTGCGGCGCTGGACGAACGAGGCGATGCTGCTGCTCGTGCGCCAGCCCGGCGGCGGCGGACGCCACCCGGGGCAGGGCCGCCCCCCGAACTCGATGCTCACCGAACGCGAACAACAAGTGGCCGATCTGATTCGGCGCGGCGCGCGCAACCGCGAGGTTGCGCTCGCGCTGCAGATCAGCGAGCACACCGTGGAGCGTCACGTCAGCTCGATTCTCGGCCGGCTTGGATTGCGATCGCGCTGGCAGATCGCCGACACGCGGAAAAAGAACGAAGATTAA
- a CDS encoding TonB-dependent receptor, which yields MAFAGFCCMVLPQVAARAETAGIVSGTVTDDRTHRPIAGVAVVAKSPSASYRTVTDAQGRFRFLSVLPDTYSISFAYAGYAPYSTSLVVLNGSQQTVNVPLSHTLKTIASTRARSTGSAFQRGMTIDTYTVTGAQIETVTGKAFNANENDLLRSIPSVTIDKTGTVSIRGGFAFEAAYEFEGIDYTTPSANLQNTLQNVANFNLLNGVGSVQLIPGGGDATHGDTGTGLVLFTAKHGTYPSYLHVDTEALAFPYLHQLGLEWGWADPSQRLSNYAGFIGIRRAYQYGIPGTAANTLGTLGTNAATLGSTIDPNLVYYAPSFLKSNDFVDNLIYRFGRNNNQRLQFFIQDQSITQTLDYGGFQFLPYISGGTTSGKCAPYLVIGPNGPVNSATQNYACDSLIPLFPGQPNTYAFVSSPDTLKSPFLAYKAEYGVNLGTSSLLTARYFRTFTEQSQDMPAQGIFAEPYGGTRTGGQIDVTTQIGSKNLFKYGGIYQFVVPYGNRYDFTSYTAFTTPPYIITYAITHPLQPLPLPYTYSGLLPNNNPFASAGLEKDFLSPGFCAQQGITGCGYLISYFPGGVRFPFEEDVATVGQQQYGAYLQDTIDMSPRWKTELGLRLDGYNFQIPQQAGAPASIPAAEHQRLYEPHFDQSFSPDPRDTFRVGFGHTLAMPLPSQLGADVSRAPYAAFDNIPSYDNSTLQPAQYCGPRANQRCATYADQLYWLTRDYRYGSSTLEAPLVGATFTNVDLSWAHEFRDGSAMKITPFYRRGYNVIEQTAQILGFNFQTGSPVFGDVAYSNLGIQRAKGIEVLYNKEVQLGLSMQVGATYINQFGNEPPGAFLQPAALALGTQYRSPDLSPFQMNAAFNWKNSHGWRINPVVSFNVGYPYGAGYYTAVYCNGIPVVVPSTSLSLIYSQTPGYIDPLDPGTCTKPNIAATRGIHEPNLAGGFLTTPRVDADLTVEYRPPIKSLAQSVFGLQVQNLFNQLYNVPIVNGCYGAPVTSGLQSGNAPCTFSTAPYAPPDVASHSSSPYLTFPNEPPISFRLYYQVTI from the coding sequence GTGGCATTCGCCGGCTTCTGTTGCATGGTACTGCCGCAGGTTGCGGCCCGCGCGGAGACCGCGGGCATCGTTTCGGGAACGGTCACGGACGATCGGACGCATCGGCCGATCGCCGGCGTCGCGGTCGTCGCGAAGTCGCCCAGCGCGAGCTATCGCACCGTCACCGACGCGCAGGGGCGCTTTCGCTTCTTGAGCGTGCTCCCCGACACGTATTCGATCTCCTTCGCCTACGCGGGCTACGCGCCGTACTCGACGTCGCTGGTCGTGCTCAATGGCTCGCAGCAGACCGTCAACGTTCCGCTCTCGCACACCCTCAAGACGATCGCCTCGACGCGCGCGCGCTCGACGGGCAGCGCCTTTCAGCGCGGGATGACCATCGACACGTACACGGTGACCGGCGCGCAGATCGAGACGGTCACAGGGAAGGCGTTCAACGCCAACGAGAACGACCTGCTGCGCAGCATCCCGAGCGTCACGATCGACAAGACCGGCACCGTCTCGATCCGCGGCGGCTTTGCGTTCGAAGCGGCGTACGAGTTCGAGGGCATCGACTACACGACGCCGTCGGCCAACCTGCAGAACACGCTGCAGAACGTCGCCAACTTCAACCTCCTCAACGGCGTCGGCAGCGTACAGCTGATTCCCGGCGGTGGCGACGCCACGCACGGCGACACGGGGACCGGGCTGGTGCTGTTCACGGCCAAGCACGGCACGTATCCCTCGTACCTGCACGTCGACACGGAGGCGCTCGCTTTTCCCTACCTTCACCAGTTGGGGCTGGAGTGGGGCTGGGCCGACCCGTCGCAACGACTCTCCAACTACGCGGGCTTCATCGGGATCCGGCGCGCCTATCAGTACGGGATTCCCGGCACCGCGGCCAACACGCTCGGCACGCTGGGGACCAACGCCGCGACGTTGGGCAGCACGATCGATCCGAACCTCGTCTATTACGCGCCGTCGTTTCTGAAGTCGAATGACTTCGTCGACAACCTGATCTACCGTTTCGGGCGCAACAACAACCAGCGGCTGCAGTTCTTCATTCAGGATCAGTCGATCACGCAGACGCTCGACTACGGCGGCTTTCAGTTCCTGCCCTACATCTCCGGCGGCACGACGTCGGGCAAGTGCGCGCCCTACCTCGTGATCGGACCCAACGGTCCGGTCAACTCGGCGACACAAAACTACGCCTGCGACTCGCTGATCCCGCTCTTCCCGGGCCAGCCCAACACCTACGCCTTCGTCTCGTCGCCCGATACGCTCAAAAGTCCCTTTCTGGCGTACAAGGCGGAGTACGGCGTGAACCTGGGCACGTCGTCACTGCTGACGGCGCGCTATTTCCGGACTTTTACCGAGCAATCGCAGGACATGCCGGCGCAGGGAATCTTCGCCGAACCCTACGGCGGCACGCGCACGGGCGGGCAGATCGACGTCACGACGCAGATCGGCAGCAAGAATCTCTTCAAGTACGGCGGCATCTATCAGTTCGTCGTTCCGTACGGCAACCGCTACGACTTCACGTCGTACACGGCGTTCACCACGCCTCCCTACATCATCACGTACGCGATCACGCATCCGCTGCAGCCGCTCCCGCTGCCCTACACCTACAGCGGACTGCTGCCCAACAACAACCCGTTCGCGTCTGCGGGGCTGGAAAAGGACTTCTTGTCGCCGGGTTTCTGCGCGCAACAGGGTATCACGGGCTGCGGCTACTTGATCTCGTACTTTCCCGGCGGCGTGCGCTTCCCGTTCGAGGAAGACGTCGCGACCGTCGGGCAGCAGCAGTACGGCGCGTACCTGCAGGACACGATCGACATGTCGCCCCGCTGGAAGACCGAGTTGGGTCTGCGCTTAGACGGATACAACTTCCAGATTCCGCAGCAGGCCGGAGCGCCGGCATCCATCCCGGCGGCGGAGCATCAGCGGTTGTACGAGCCGCACTTCGATCAGTCGTTTTCGCCGGATCCGCGCGACACGTTCCGCGTCGGCTTCGGCCACACACTGGCGATGCCGCTGCCCAGCCAGCTGGGCGCTGACGTCAGCCGCGCGCCGTACGCGGCGTTCGATAATATCCCGTCGTACGACAACTCGACCCTGCAGCCGGCGCAGTACTGCGGCCCGCGCGCCAACCAGCGGTGCGCCACCTACGCCGATCAGCTGTATTGGCTGACGCGAGATTATCGCTACGGGAGCTCGACGCTCGAAGCACCGCTCGTGGGAGCGACGTTCACCAACGTCGACCTGTCGTGGGCGCACGAGTTCCGCGACGGCTCGGCGATGAAGATCACGCCGTTCTACCGGCGCGGCTACAACGTCATCGAGCAGACGGCGCAGATCCTGGGCTTCAACTTTCAGACGGGGTCGCCGGTCTTCGGCGACGTCGCATACTCGAATCTTGGCATCCAGCGCGCCAAAGGCATCGAGGTGCTGTACAACAAGGAAGTCCAGCTGGGCCTCTCGATGCAGGTCGGCGCGACGTACATCAACCAGTTCGGCAACGAGCCGCCCGGGGCGTTTTTGCAGCCGGCGGCGCTAGCGCTGGGCACGCAGTATCGCTCGCCCGATCTCTCGCCCTTCCAGATGAACGCCGCGTTCAATTGGAAGAACAGTCATGGCTGGCGCATCAATCCGGTCGTCTCGTTCAACGTGGGTTACCCTTACGGGGCCGGATACTACACCGCGGTCTACTGCAACGGAATCCCCGTCGTCGTGCCGAGCACGAGTCTGTCGCTGATCTACTCGCAGACGCCGGGCTACATCGATCCGTTGGACCCCGGAACGTGCACCAAGCCGAACATCGCGGCGACGCGCGGCATTCACGAGCCGAACTTGGCAGGGGGCTTCTTGACCACGCCCCGCGTCGACGCCGATCTCACCGTCGAGTACCGGCCGCCGATCAAGTCGCTGGCGCAATCGGTCTTCGGACTGCAGGTCCAAAACTTGTTCAATCAGCTCTACAACGTGCCGATCGTCAACGGCTGCTACGGCGCGCCGGTGACCAGCGGCCTGCAGAGCGGCAACGCTCCCTGCACGTTCTCGACGGCGCCGTACGCGCCCCCGGACGTCGCTTCGCACAGCTCCTCGCCGTATCTCACCTTCCCCAACGAGCCCCCGATCTCGTTCCGCCTTTACTACCAGGTGACTATATGA